The region CCCACATCCGCCGGGCCAACCCGCGCACCGACCCCACCCTGGCCACCCCGGTGCCACGCCTGCTGCGCCGCGGCATGTCCTACGGCCCGCCGCTGCAGCCGGGCCAGGCCCCGGCCGACATGGATAAGGACGAACGCGGCCTGATCTTCATGGCCTATAACGCCAGCTTGGCCGAGCAGTTCGAGACCGTGCAGCGCTGGATCTCCGGCGGCAATAGCAGCGGCGGCTATGCCGGCCAGTCCGACCCCTTTTTAGGCGTGGCCGTGCCCAAGGCCGCTGCCGCTGAGCGTCTACCCAGCACCACGCCACGGGTGTTCCGCTTCGAGCATGAAGGCCGTGCGCTGAGCCTCAATCTGGGCGAGCAACCGCTGGTGGAGCTGCAGTGGGGCGCTTACTTCTTCGTGCCTGCCATCACCGCCCTGCGCCAGCTGCCCATGCTGGTGGAGCTGCCGGCCTTCCCCACGCCGATTGCCGTGCCGGCCCGCGCCCCCGATGTGGCCGACGCCAAAGCCTGGCAGGAATGGCTGGAAGACAGCAATAGCCGCGACGCCGCCTGGGCCTATGTGCGCAGCCAGCCGGGCGGCGTTTTGCGCACCGCCTACGGCGTGCTGGTGGGCGAGGCTGCGCGGGTCTGCGATGTGTTCCGCGACGTGGATTCGCGCTACTCGGTCAGCGGCTATGGCAGCCGCATGGCGCAATCGGTGGGGCGCGGCTACCTCGGCATGGACGAGGACAGCGGCCACCGCGAACAGGCCCCCCTGATCAACGCAGCCATCGAGCGCATCGACGAAGCCAGTGCCTTCGGTGCCGCCCGCACCATCGCTAACGCGGTGATCAAGCAGACCGTGGGCGGCGCCCGCCAGCTGCAACTCAAAGAAGCCTTGCTGGACCTGGAGCAGCTGTCCGAACATGTGCTGGCCGCCCTGTGCCAGCAATGGTTCGGCCTGCCCGACCAGCGCCTGATGTGGGGCACCGAATGGCATGCCGCCAGCGACACACCGGCGCCGCGCTGCCCGCGCGACTTCATCGCCGTGTCTCGCTATGTGTTCGGCCCCCACCCCAGCCCGGTGGTGGAAAAGACAGCCAGCAAAAAGGGTCAGGCCTTGCAGGCCGCCGTGCGCCAATGGCTGGCCGCGCAAAAGCCCGGCGCCAAGCTGCCGCCCTTGAGCCAGGCGATTGCCGAAGCCCTGGCGCCGCTGAGCCAGCAAGACCCCGACATCATCCCGCGCACCCTCACCGGCATCATGCTGGGCTTCCCGCCCACCGTGCATGGCAACACCCTGGCCTGCCTGGGCGCTTGGGTGATGAGCAAAAAGCTCTGGGATGTGCAGCAGGACTGGCCCGCCGCGCCGGCAAGCACGCCGCCGGCCCAGCTCTACAGCCGCGCAGTGTCAGCCCTGCGGCCCACGCTGCTGGCCACCATGGTGGGGCGGCCGGTGCCGAATATGGTCTGGCGCACAGCCCGCAAAGCCCATCAGTTAGGGCTGGTGGAGGTGCAGCAGGGCGAAACGCTGATCGTGGGCATTGCCTCGGCCACGCAGCAAAACCCGCGCGAGCACTACACGATGTTTGGCGGCGACCGGCGCGACGCCGTCAAGCCCGCGCCGCTGCATGCCTGCCCCGGCTATGCCATGGCCATGGGCGTGATGATGGGCGTGGCCGCGGCCGTTCTGGAGGCCGGCACGCTGCGCTTCACCGGCTCACCCACAGTGCTGGGCGTGCAGGTTTAAGCGAGCGCGCCGCGGGCCTTCAGGCCGCGGCGGCGCGCAGCCGCGCCACTTCGGCCAAATGCCAGTCCATGCCCATGCGGGCGAACAAGGGCTCGGCCTGATCGAGCTCAGGCCCGCCGCTGCGCCCCAGGGCGGTGGCCAGCTCGGCCGCGCACAGCAGCGTCACGGCGCGCTCATGGGCCGAGCCGCGCCGCTCGGCCACGCCGAAGGCGCGCGCCAAATAGTGATCCACGCGCGCGGCGGCGGCTGCGGCCTGGCTGGCATCAGTCGCCGCCACCGCATCAGCGGCCGCCAGCCGTGCGGCGACCCGGTAAGCCATGGCCACACCGATCAAATCATTGCGGCGGGCGCGATTCAGCGCCTCGGCAATGTGATGGCGGGCGGCCTCGACCTGGCCTTGCTCGGCCATGATTTCGGCCAACCAGCCGTGGTTGAATGAATTGAACAAGCCGCCACCGCGCGGTGCCAGCCAATGCGTGGCGTTCAGCAAGACCTGGCTGGCAGCCACCGAGCGCGTGCTCTTCCAGGCCGCGTAGGCCTGCGCCGCATGGCCCATCGCGCAGGTGAACAGGCTGCGCACCTGGGTGCCGATGCGGTGCGCTTCTGCCGCGCAGACTTGCGCCTCGTCCCAGCGCCCTTGCCACAGCAGCACGGCGGCGCGCCAGCCCTGGATGGAGGCTTCCACCGCATGATTGCTGCCGCGCACATCGGTCAGCGCTTCCTCGAAGACGCTGTGGGCCTCCGAGAAATGGCCTTGGTCGCCCAGCACATAGGCCTGCACGGCCAAGGAGTAAGCCAGGCCCACATTGACCCGCCCGGGGCGATGACGCGGGCGTTGGTAGGCAATCGCCTGACCCAGCAGCGCCAGGGCCGGCTCATACTGGCCCGCCGCCGCGCGGATCTGGCCCAGCACGCCGCGCAACTGGGCCACCAGGCCTTCGTCCGTGCCTTGCTGAGCCGCGGCCAGGCCCTGCTCACAATGCTGGGCACCCACATGCGCCTGGCCGAGCGCGTAGTGCACATAACCCAGCCAATACTCGGCGCGGGCGATCAGATCCTGCTTGCCGCTGATTTGCGCCAGCTTGGCCGCATGCTTCAAGACCCGCAGGTCGGCAGCCGAGGCGTCGAACACGCAAGCCATGCCGAAGCGCTGGGCGATGGAGATCCAGCGTAGGGCAATCTCGTCGCTGGCCGGCAGATGCTCCAGCGCCTCCAGCACCGCGCGGTACTGCTGCTTGGCGCGGTCCAGGGCGGAGCCGGCCAGCGCCTGGTCACCCGCTTGTTCGGCATGCTGAGCGGCGGCTTCCCATTGGCGGGCAGCGCGGCTGTGATAGGCCAGCAGCTCATGCACCGGCGCTTGGCCCGGCTGGGCCATACGCTCGTTCAACTCGGTCAGGATGCGGCGGTGCAAAGCCTGGCGGGCCTGCATGCCAATGGCCTCATAGACCACATCGCGGGCCATGCCGTGCTTGAAACGCAAATAGCCGGGGCGCTGCGCCGGGAACACAAAGTCCTGCGCCGCGAGATTGCGCACCGCCGGGTGCGACTCATCGCAACCGGTCAAGCGCTGCAGCAGCCAGCTGGGAATCACATTGCCGATCACCGCCGTCACTCGCAGCAACTCGGCCTCGTCGGCCGCCAAGCGCGCCATGCGCGACTCAACCAGGGCCGACAACCAAGCGCTGCCATGCCCCAAGGGGTTAGCCGCCATCGCCCCAGCCGGCGACACCTGTGACACAAAGGCGCCGAAGTTGCGCAAGGCATCTTCCGCCCCGCCCTCATGCGCCAGGGCATGGCAGAGCTCCTCGATGAAGAGCGGGTTGCCACCGGCATGACGCTGGATCTCGACGGCCCAGAACGGGTCCACCCGAGGCAGCAGCTGGGCCGTGGCGGCTTGCGCCTCCTGGGCGCTGAAGGGCTGCAATTCATGCACCTGCACCGGGTCACGCCAAAGTTCGGGGGCGCTACTGAGTAAGTCGGGTGC is a window of Paucibacter sp. KCTC 42545 DNA encoding:
- a CDS encoding adenylate/guanylate cyclase domain-containing protein; amino-acid sequence: MSEQSDLAPALRASGHRRNLTILFADLSESTRLAGAMEAEDYALMLAELRGLYQGLVAKHGGTVVRIQGDGMLAIFGHPQPDEEAGRHATMAALELHAAVREMRPASGQPCWPHRQVLTLHSGIHAGMVLMEAGDEVRGKFELLGNVPNIAARLCEAAGPDEILVSEASLGLQCHYFQTDERRPLLVKGRATPLSVYRIFGTSAIKRRFEASQLRGLSPFVGRGAELNLLEQALAAASRGRPRWINVQAEPGLGKTRLTEEFLYRSADEDCQIHRGYCESHLSAEPLQPFLQMLRSQRALGSQQAAEVMQLPVKARAEAILTYFLQLAQQLPQLIFIDDLHWADDASTALLHRLRATAAQAQLPLMLLTASRPQAQCGLNAAPDLLSSAPELWRDPVQVHELQPFSAQEAQAATAQLLPRVDPFWAVEIQRHAGGNPLFIEELCHALAHEGGAEDALRNFGAFVSQVSPAGAMAANPLGHGSAWLSALVESRMARLAADEAELLRVTAVIGNVIPSWLLQRLTGCDESHPAVRNLAAQDFVFPAQRPGYLRFKHGMARDVVYEAIGMQARQALHRRILTELNERMAQPGQAPVHELLAYHSRAARQWEAAAQHAEQAGDQALAGSALDRAKQQYRAVLEALEHLPASDEIALRWISIAQRFGMACVFDASAADLRVLKHAAKLAQISGKQDLIARAEYWLGYVHYALGQAHVGAQHCEQGLAAAQQGTDEGLVAQLRGVLGQIRAAAGQYEPALALLGQAIAYQRPRHRPGRVNVGLAYSLAVQAYVLGDQGHFSEAHSVFEEALTDVRGSNHAVEASIQGWRAAVLLWQGRWDEAQVCAAEAHRIGTQVRSLFTCAMGHAAQAYAAWKSTRSVAASQVLLNATHWLAPRGGGLFNSFNHGWLAEIMAEQGQVEAARHHIAEALNRARRNDLIGVAMAYRVAARLAAADAVAATDASQAAAAAARVDHYLARAFGVAERRGSAHERAVTLLCAAELATALGRSGGPELDQAEPLFARMGMDWHLAEVARLRAAAA